One part of the Oceanisphaera sp. IT1-181 genome encodes these proteins:
- a CDS encoding recombinase family protein, with the protein MAVIGYARVSTSEQSTGAQQHQIEQVYKIDRWFIDDAVSGTVAAMQRPSFKACLEYLREGDQLIVAAIDRLGRSTLDVLNTVELLQEKGVHVTSQREGFDVGTPIGKAMLTMLAAVAELERSNIKSRQAQGIAKAKEQGKHLGRPRDIEKEAKIIELLKASESKTAIAKKIGVGRSTVYRLAERIGL; encoded by the coding sequence ATGGCCGTTATTGGTTACGCCAGAGTAAGTACCAGCGAGCAAAGCACAGGCGCGCAGCAACACCAGATTGAACAAGTTTATAAAATAGACCGTTGGTTTATAGATGACGCAGTAAGCGGAACGGTAGCGGCCATGCAGCGACCATCATTTAAAGCCTGTTTGGAGTATTTACGCGAAGGCGATCAGCTAATCGTTGCTGCCATTGACCGCTTAGGCCGTTCTACTTTGGACGTATTGAACACAGTGGAATTATTACAGGAAAAGGGCGTACACGTTACTAGCCAGCGCGAGGGCTTTGATGTTGGGACGCCTATCGGTAAGGCCATGTTAACCATGCTAGCAGCGGTGGCCGAACTGGAGCGAAGCAATATCAAGTCTAGGCAGGCACAAGGCATCGCCAAGGCGAAGGAGCAGGGAAAGCACTTAGGTCGCCCTCGTGACATCGAGAAAGAAGCGAAAATAATCGAGCTATTAAAAGCCAGCGAGAGCAAAACAGCCATAGCTAAAAAAATAGGCGTTGGCCGCTCTACCGTGTACCGACTGGCCGAGCGTATCGGTTTATAA
- a CDS encoding GGDEF domain-containing protein, translating to MKQELHALAAQQSIHNQIAHRAPFGDILSATIDMVTQQLPDALVSFMLLDPEDNTLSIVASNGLSDTYHQGIQKVPVGPTSGTCGVSAYRREIVITDDIEQDINWITFVEYTRLEGLVSCWSAPVLTADGELLGTFATYYRYPRVPTHKEQTSLIQAAGLLALAIARQRDLQKLNFQRTHDQLTGLLNRTAFETQLAYSYQLFSHQSRRITVLVINLDGFKSVNDGLGHHIGDRLLQAVAERLLAWLQPQDMVARLGGDDFGLLLLDREQEDIIQAAESLLTLLSRPFTIDEHQLHISVSIGITTSGESSRESWVFIQHAHFAMREAKLQGRNTWQLYSGDISSQICDHIALRREILEAIEGEQFVVYYQPLVDARTGKVRSIEALVRWDHPQRGMVPPNDFIPLAEQTGQIIGIDRWVLRQACLDTVDINASRPASLRIGVAVNISPVHFRRAGFFLEVQRVLEETGLEPYLLELEVTEGVLMSGADKAIEQLKALRHLGVLVAIDDFGTGFSSLSYLRKLPINKVKLDRSFIQSIDHNRDNAAIVQGVITMAHHLGLQVVAEGVETVAEQEYLIKRGCDLLQGFHFSRPVPLAEFMALPAILTAE from the coding sequence ATGAAACAAGAACTCCACGCTCTTGCCGCGCAACAGAGCATTCATAACCAAATAGCCCACCGCGCCCCCTTTGGCGATATCCTGTCGGCCACTATCGATATGGTGACTCAACAACTGCCCGATGCACTGGTGTCCTTCATGCTGCTAGATCCTGAGGATAATACCCTCAGTATCGTGGCCAGTAACGGCCTGTCCGACACTTACCACCAGGGAATCCAGAAAGTACCGGTCGGCCCCACTTCTGGAACCTGCGGGGTGAGCGCCTATCGTAGAGAGATAGTGATCACCGATGACATCGAGCAGGATATCAACTGGATTACTTTTGTTGAATATACCCGCCTGGAAGGATTGGTTTCCTGCTGGTCGGCCCCGGTGTTGACCGCCGATGGCGAACTGTTGGGCACGTTTGCTACCTATTATCGCTATCCCAGAGTGCCGACGCACAAAGAGCAAACCAGCCTAATTCAGGCTGCAGGACTGCTGGCCCTTGCCATTGCACGTCAACGCGACCTGCAAAAACTGAATTTTCAGCGCACTCACGATCAGTTGACCGGCCTGCTGAACCGAACGGCCTTTGAAACGCAGCTGGCATATAGTTATCAGCTGTTTAGCCATCAGTCCCGGCGCATTACGGTGCTGGTGATTAATCTGGACGGATTCAAGAGTGTCAACGACGGTCTCGGCCATCATATTGGCGACCGTTTGCTGCAGGCCGTTGCCGAGCGGCTGCTCGCCTGGCTGCAACCCCAAGATATGGTTGCCCGGCTAGGCGGCGACGATTTTGGCCTGCTACTGCTAGACCGAGAGCAAGAAGATATTATTCAAGCGGCGGAGAGCCTACTCACCCTATTGTCTCGGCCCTTTACCATCGACGAACACCAACTACATATCAGCGTCAGTATTGGCATTACGACCAGTGGCGAGTCAAGTCGGGAGAGTTGGGTCTTTATTCAGCACGCACACTTTGCCATGCGCGAAGCCAAACTTCAGGGACGCAATACTTGGCAGTTGTACAGCGGCGACATCAGCTCGCAGATTTGCGATCATATTGCCCTGCGTCGGGAAATACTGGAAGCGATAGAAGGCGAGCAGTTCGTTGTTTACTATCAGCCATTGGTGGATGCGCGTACCGGTAAGGTGCGAAGCATCGAGGCTTTGGTGCGCTGGGATCATCCGCAGCGGGGCATGGTGCCACCCAATGATTTCATTCCCCTAGCGGAGCAGACTGGGCAAATCATCGGCATCGATCGGTGGGTATTACGTCAGGCCTGTCTGGATACTGTGGATATTAACGCCAGCCGGCCAGCATCCCTACGGATTGGGGTGGCGGTCAATATCTCCCCAGTACACTTTCGCCGTGCCGGATTTTTTCTGGAAGTACAGCGAGTGCTGGAAGAAACAGGTTTGGAGCCATACCTGTTGGAGCTAGAAGTGACCGAAGGGGTGCTGATGTCGGGTGCCGATAAGGCTATCGAACAACTGAAAGCTCTGCGCCACCTTGGCGTGCTGGTGGCTATCGATGACTTTGGTACTGGTTTTTCCAGCCTCAGCTATCTGCGTAAGCTACCGATTAACAAGGTCAAGCTGGATCGTAGCTTCATCCAGAGTATCGACCATAATCGAGATAATGCCGCTATCGTCCAAGGCGTTATCACCATGGCGCACCACTTAGGTCTGCAGGTAGTGGCGGAAGGAGTGGAAACCGTGGCCGAACAGGAGTATTTGATAAAGCGTGGCTGCGATCTGTTGCAAGGTTTTCATTTCTCTAGGCCGGTGCCGCTGGCTGAATTTATGGCACTACCCGCCATACTGACAGCCGAGTAA
- a CDS encoding tyrosine-type recombinase/integrase, which yields MIEVAAVKDKAMVKRIENLLRDKSDIYGDVWAIGLNMALRISDLLSLTFSDVTGERVAIAEGKTGKKRIIKITPSARAIIEKRRAANPEHVYLFQSASNRSKALGKPITRFAVAKAFKEVGERNSVQVNIGTHSMRKTRGYFMHSAGVPIERIAAMLNHSSPATTMRYIGLDQEVLDKDYDDFDL from the coding sequence ATGATTGAAGTGGCGGCGGTAAAAGATAAAGCCATGGTTAAGCGGATAGAAAACCTGCTTCGTGATAAGTCGGATATTTACGGCGATGTATGGGCCATCGGTTTAAATATGGCACTTAGGATCAGTGACCTGCTTAGTCTGACTTTCTCGGATGTGACTGGCGAGCGGGTGGCGATCGCGGAAGGCAAGACGGGAAAGAAGCGGATTATCAAAATTACGCCCAGCGCACGGGCCATCATAGAAAAGCGTCGAGCGGCGAACCCTGAGCACGTTTATTTATTCCAGTCGGCTAGCAACCGTTCAAAAGCACTCGGTAAACCTATCACCCGCTTTGCTGTGGCTAAAGCATTTAAGGAAGTCGGGGAACGTAACAGCGTACAGGTAAATATTGGCACTCACTCTATGCGTAAAACTCGGGGCTACTTCATGCACTCCGCCGGTGTGCCCATTGAGCGGATCGCGGCAATGCTGAACCATTCCAGCCCGGCTACAACTATGCGTTACATTGGTTTGGATCAGGAAGTGCTTGATAAGGATTACGACGACTTCGACCTGTGA
- a CDS encoding transcriptional regulator has product MRITPIRTEQDYEAAMERISELWGAPIGTTEGDELEVLATLAEAFEAKHCPIAAPDPVEAIKFRMEQQGLTPKDMVPFFGNRSRVSDVLNRKRKLNLSMIRNLSDGLKIPIESLISDYSIA; this is encoded by the coding sequence ATGAGAATTACACCTATACGCACCGAACAAGACTACGAAGCAGCAATGGAGCGCATTAGCGAGCTGTGGGGCGCACCAATAGGCACGACAGAAGGCGATGAGCTTGAGGTTCTGGCGACACTTGCAGAGGCTTTTGAAGCTAAGCATTGTCCCATTGCCGCGCCCGACCCAGTGGAGGCTATTAAGTTTAGAATGGAGCAGCAGGGTTTAACCCCTAAAGATATGGTGCCGTTTTTTGGCAACCGCAGTCGAGTGTCTGACGTTCTAAACAGAAAGAGAAAGCTAAACTTAAGCATGATCCGCAACCTATCAGACGGACTAAAGATCCCCATTGAAAGCCTGATAAGCGATTACAGCATAGCTTGA
- a CDS encoding type II toxin-antitoxin system HigB family toxin codes for MRVLSRGTLRDFWERPNREDSEQPLKAWYDEAKAATWETPQAIKAAYGTASIVANNRVVFNIAGNKYRLVAAIDYPRQWCLIRFIGTHAEYDKIDVTKV; via the coding sequence ATGAGAGTTTTATCACGAGGCACACTAAGAGATTTTTGGGAAAGACCGAACCGCGAAGATTCAGAGCAGCCATTAAAGGCTTGGTACGACGAGGCGAAAGCAGCCACTTGGGAAACGCCCCAAGCAATCAAGGCTGCTTATGGCACGGCTAGTATCGTCGCTAACAACAGGGTCGTGTTTAACATCGCGGGCAACAAGTACCGCTTAGTGGCGGCGATAGACTACCCACGGCAATGGTGCTTAATCAGATTCATTGGCACACATGCCGAGTACGACAAGATTGACGTCACGAAGGTTTAA
- a CDS encoding type II toxin-antitoxin system RelE/ParE family toxin, producing the protein MSAEQNEIDVYQTNLFSKQIGKLSDSQAKVVEDEIDKVVANPSMGEQKVGDLSHLWVHKFKVGESLVLLGYSWIEDKLELYLLNIGSHENFYQEVKNRRKADLKFMK; encoded by the coding sequence ATGTCCGCAGAACAAAACGAGATTGATGTTTACCAAACAAATCTATTCAGTAAGCAGATTGGCAAGTTAAGCGACAGCCAAGCCAAAGTTGTAGAGGATGAAATAGATAAGGTTGTTGCTAACCCCTCCATGGGTGAGCAAAAGGTAGGTGACTTGTCCCACTTGTGGGTGCATAAATTCAAGGTTGGCGAGAGCCTGGTCTTGCTAGGCTACAGTTGGATTGAAGATAAGTTGGAGCTGTACTTACTAAACATAGGTTCCCATGAAAACTTCTACCAAGAAGTTAAAAACCGGCGCAAAGCAGATCTTAAATTCATGAAATAA
- a CDS encoding TA system antitoxin ParD family protein — MAQSIRLDAEFVSDVKVHALVSHRSVPKQIEYWAKIGQMVEENPDLPFSFVKDALLATQEVKLGRVKPYVRRTKRD, encoded by the coding sequence ATGGCCCAATCAATAAGACTAGACGCGGAATTTGTTTCTGACGTCAAAGTTCACGCTCTTGTATCACACCGCTCCGTTCCAAAGCAGATAGAATACTGGGCAAAAATCGGCCAGATGGTCGAAGAGAATCCAGACTTGCCATTTAGCTTTGTGAAGGATGCACTGCTTGCGACTCAAGAGGTGAAATTAGGAAGAGTAAAACCTTATGTCCGCAGAACAAAACGAGATTGA
- a CDS encoding replication initiator protein RctB domain-containing protein — MMDGPKTYISLGTVKVDVDTLLNMFGNATKATKGLITKTFRAAHQLPLEPASIGLHKNTLVAELSMVSQLLQIQNKSLIRRLSRSSIFAKTDSDHGTVWILEYDNETGSLGADHSQLKRSVSLNARKSVEDKHRKRPPLKDCPDMNLMVSLPLGDISALSVPSKTIVHTRRFMINMGKDKAVVLASGGNGIIDKDDMKTLYALISQTIQYHTVYQGSFSRDGEMSNNVTPIYADTILNIIGRKQGDVANRKYLWRQIVKIRTTEYDVHSLTPFFDDNDRSLFKNNQFRFIIDTPSLSESALDLANDQDASPSVYEIIWHPVVFKAIFNNKSLFAFPESVFREPTQIFSLYLELRNRMQYAGPAGIKINKQELMDILLDGGCEYDFQKSFFSSFAKTASKSLREELKKARDQAKRLTPIEVERDFFGFNITLIVTGKTTFSEMIITFILKDVLQHCGVKMNTRGGNSSPSLPNKLYSTGQALSKLNTKEPVPAKELTGMQLWRKAKKIFDAINAVLERTPYALRLTVESIELDLIIIDTTGDNTIVETLASIEQRFSIDPSEVSQYLISAKNGLRGLSFNYKQITKEQVIELRRALNKEGRQMSIEEMVYHLATNDLLRKRIAEHGVTPETVDVISYILPA, encoded by the coding sequence ATGATGGACGGCCCTAAGACCTACATTAGCCTTGGCACGGTAAAAGTTGATGTAGATACTCTCTTGAACATGTTTGGTAATGCTACCAAGGCAACCAAAGGGCTGATCACCAAAACTTTTCGTGCAGCACACCAGCTCCCATTAGAGCCTGCATCAATAGGCCTGCATAAAAATACGCTCGTTGCCGAACTCAGCATGGTCTCACAGCTACTGCAAATCCAAAACAAGTCGTTGATACGTCGCTTGAGCAGATCGTCTATTTTCGCAAAAACTGATAGTGATCATGGCACCGTCTGGATACTTGAGTACGACAATGAAACTGGAAGTTTAGGCGCTGATCACTCGCAACTAAAACGCAGCGTATCGCTCAATGCTAGAAAATCCGTTGAAGACAAGCACAGAAAACGTCCACCGCTAAAAGACTGCCCTGATATGAACTTGATGGTTAGCCTGCCACTGGGTGATATATCAGCCTTGTCTGTGCCGTCTAAAACAATCGTCCATACTCGGCGATTTATGATCAACATGGGTAAAGACAAAGCAGTGGTGCTGGCATCGGGTGGCAACGGCATCATAGACAAAGATGACATGAAGACCTTGTATGCCCTGATCTCACAAACTATTCAGTACCACACTGTCTACCAAGGATCTTTTAGCAGAGACGGGGAAATGTCCAATAACGTCACCCCCATATATGCTGACACTATTTTAAATATCATCGGCAGAAAGCAAGGTGACGTGGCTAATAGAAAGTACTTGTGGAGACAGATAGTAAAAATTAGAACTACGGAATATGATGTTCATTCCTTAACGCCTTTTTTTGATGACAATGACCGAAGTTTATTTAAGAATAACCAGTTTCGTTTTATCATTGATACGCCATCTTTATCAGAAAGTGCGCTCGATTTGGCTAACGATCAAGATGCATCGCCTTCTGTTTACGAAATAATTTGGCATCCTGTTGTTTTTAAAGCGATATTTAATAATAAGTCGTTATTTGCTTTTCCTGAAAGCGTATTTAGAGAGCCAACCCAAATATTTAGCCTCTATTTAGAGCTAAGAAACAGAATGCAATATGCAGGGCCCGCCGGCATTAAGATAAACAAGCAAGAACTAATGGATATCTTGCTTGATGGCGGCTGTGAGTACGACTTTCAGAAAAGTTTTTTCTCCTCTTTCGCTAAAACTGCAAGTAAATCATTGAGAGAAGAACTTAAAAAAGCCCGCGATCAGGCAAAAAGATTAACTCCAATCGAAGTTGAACGAGATTTCTTTGGTTTTAATATCACGCTAATAGTAACAGGTAAGACCACCTTCTCCGAAATGATTATCACCTTTATCTTAAAAGATGTACTGCAACATTGTGGTGTGAAAATGAACACTAGAGGGGGAAATTCAAGCCCCTCATTGCCGAATAAGCTTTATTCTACGGGGCAAGCACTGAGCAAGTTGAACACTAAAGAGCCTGTGCCAGCAAAAGAACTAACGGGTATGCAGCTCTGGCGTAAGGCTAAAAAGATATTTGACGCTATAAATGCTGTGTTAGAAAGAACGCCCTACGCGCTAAGACTAACCGTTGAGTCCATAGAGCTAGATTTAATTATAATAGATACCACGGGTGATAACACTATAGTTGAAACCTTAGCTTCAATAGAGCAAAGGTTTTCTATCGACCCAAGTGAAGTAAGTCAATATCTGATATCAGCCAAAAATGGCCTTCGCGGTTTATCATTTAATTATAAGCAGATCACTAAAGAGCAAGTCATTGAATTGAGAAGGGCGCTAAACAAGGAAGGCCGGCAGATGTCTATTGAAGAGATGGTCTATCACTTAGCTACTAACGACTTACTAAGAAAGCGAATAGCCGAGCACGGTGTTACCCCAGAGACTGTCGATGTTATTTCTTACATATTGCCAGCATAA
- a CDS encoding group II intron maturase-specific domain-containing protein: MSIHQISKWLNPMVYRWINYYARFHKSAMKAIDRHLNLALVKWTRRKYKGLQRHKLRACQFITFWRRIPCSLGQGGIRSLLSCIEIHRPSV, from the coding sequence ATGAGCATCCATCAAATTTCGAAGTGGTTAAACCCCATGGTTTATAGGTGGATTAACTATTATGCACGGTTTCACAAGTCAGCCATGAAGGCGATAGATCGGCATCTTAACCTTGCCTTGGTCAAATGGACCAGACGCAAGTACAAGGGCCTTCAGCGTCATAAACTCCGTGCTTGCCAGTTCATCACTTTTTGGCGGAGGATACCTTGTTCTTTAGGGCAGGGAGGAATCCGCTCTCTCCTTAGTTGTATTGAAATCCATCGCCCGAGTGTATGA
- the iscB gene encoding RNA-guided endonuclease IscB produces MHRTLVLDNNKQPLMPCHPARARALLKNGKAAVFRAFPFTIILLERVGGEVQPLEAKLDPGSNTTGLALNLHGKHGIKAVWAANLNHRGHAISAALISRAANRGNRRSRKTRYRAARFDNRTKPKGWLAPSILSRVYNGETWTRKLITFSPVTHIVVETVRFDMQKMTHPDIAGAEYQQGERAGFELREYVLFRDRHTCQYCHGAANDPVLNVDHKHPRSRGGSNSVKNLITSCVTCNQHKDAHSLEDWLALNKQHKSKLAQARVQHIPTVMAGKFMSMRDAAAVNAARYRLGAAVKQFGLPVTFTSGGQTKFNRTQQGYGKEHWVDAACAGDSGAKVFIGKKIKPLTISAKGHGSRQMCRVDKYGFPRTAAKQQSTVKGFKTGDMVAATVPSGVKTGSYVGRVAVRASGFFNITTQGGTVQGISHKHCRLIHSGDGFQYN; encoded by the coding sequence ATGCACCGAACCTTAGTGTTAGATAACAATAAACAACCGCTGATGCCCTGCCACCCAGCACGGGCAAGAGCTTTGCTGAAAAACGGCAAGGCGGCGGTGTTTCGGGCCTTTCCTTTTACCATTATCTTACTGGAAAGAGTGGGGGGTGAAGTTCAGCCACTGGAAGCCAAGCTCGACCCCGGCAGCAACACCACGGGGCTGGCACTGAACTTACACGGTAAACACGGCATTAAAGCCGTGTGGGCGGCCAACTTGAATCACCGTGGCCACGCAATCAGTGCCGCGCTCATCAGCCGTGCCGCCAACCGTGGCAACCGACGAAGCCGTAAAACCCGCTATCGTGCAGCCCGATTTGATAATCGCACCAAACCCAAAGGCTGGTTGGCCCCCAGCATTCTAAGCCGGGTGTATAACGGTGAAACGTGGACACGCAAGCTGATTACCTTCAGCCCCGTGACCCACATCGTGGTCGAAACGGTGCGCTTTGATATGCAGAAAATGACCCATCCCGACATAGCTGGCGCTGAGTATCAGCAAGGTGAACGAGCAGGGTTTGAGTTGCGGGAGTATGTGCTGTTTCGTGACCGCCACACTTGCCAGTATTGCCACGGGGCCGCCAATGACCCGGTGCTGAATGTCGATCACAAACATCCGCGCTCAAGAGGCGGCAGCAACAGCGTGAAGAACTTAATTACGTCCTGCGTGACCTGCAATCAGCACAAAGATGCGCACTCACTCGAAGACTGGCTGGCGCTCAATAAGCAACACAAAAGTAAGCTGGCGCAAGCCCGAGTTCAGCACATTCCGACGGTGATGGCGGGTAAATTTATGTCGATGCGGGATGCAGCGGCGGTGAATGCGGCGCGATACCGATTGGGTGCGGCGGTGAAGCAGTTCGGCTTGCCCGTGACGTTCACCAGCGGTGGCCAGACCAAGTTCAACCGTACTCAGCAAGGCTACGGCAAAGAGCACTGGGTCGATGCGGCTTGTGCTGGGGATTCCGGCGCGAAGGTGTTTATCGGTAAAAAAATAAAACCCCTGACTATCTCAGCCAAGGGTCACGGCTCGCGGCAGATGTGCCGAGTGGACAAATACGGGTTTCCCCGCACGGCAGCGAAGCAACAGAGCACGGTCAAGGGCTTTAAGACAGGGGATATGGTTGCGGCCACTGTGCCCAGTGGCGTCAAAACGGGTAGTTATGTCGGTCGCGTGGCGGTAAGAGCGAGTGGCTTCTTTAATATCACCACTCAAGGTGGCACCGTCCAAGGAATAAGTCATAAACATTGTCGCCTCATACACTCGGGCGATGGATTTCAATACAACTAA
- a CDS encoding HigA family addiction module antitoxin, which translates to MMITPPHPGELLREDVIAELGLSVKETAERLGMSRVALSRVLNGRAAISPDLALRLEIAGVSTARAWLAMQLNYDLAQASQHTQPPIRALQPVG; encoded by the coding sequence ATGATGATTACCCCCCCGCACCCTGGCGAACTGCTGCGTGAAGATGTAATTGCTGAGTTGGGCCTGTCCGTCAAGGAAACGGCGGAACGACTGGGCATGTCCCGTGTAGCTTTGTCCCGTGTATTGAATGGCCGAGCGGCGATCAGCCCTGACCTTGCTCTCCGTCTGGAGATAGCAGGAGTGAGCACGGCCCGAGCTTGGCTTGCCATGCAATTGAACTACGACTTAGCGCAGGCTAGTCAGCACACGCAACCACCGATCCGAGCGTTACAGCCAGTGGGGTGA
- the mobI gene encoding conjugative transfer protein MobI(A/C) — MESVDLQLRELNRLITLSKASDDSKNEAALEARGQLSDKSLHEAQLEFVYDQICNLQQELHILHLQALRYADSFHLEKRFNPDNKGNLSVRVRLRPGVKGNFASLTIAWSKFERRASGVVFSRYIKRGSSLQYPQSAANKCKQWEVEMFNVIEPEFAAIRKQNETIGKTRRLLIDRRNILLHKIRTIEVNEMRYKTSQLNDGT; from the coding sequence ATGGAGTCAGTGGATTTGCAGCTACGGGAGTTAAACCGGCTGATCACCCTTTCGAAGGCTAGCGATGATTCAAAAAATGAAGCTGCGCTTGAGGCTAGGGGGCAGCTAAGTGATAAATCTTTGCATGAGGCGCAGCTAGAGTTTGTGTATGATCAAATCTGTAATCTCCAGCAGGAATTACACATTCTCCATCTTCAGGCGCTAAGGTATGCTGACTCGTTTCACCTTGAGAAGCGGTTCAACCCTGATAACAAGGGTAATCTTAGCGTTCGAGTGAGGCTACGACCGGGGGTAAAAGGAAACTTTGCGAGCTTAACTATCGCGTGGTCTAAATTTGAACGAAGAGCGTCTGGTGTTGTTTTCTCAAGATATATAAAACGAGGATCCTCTCTTCAGTATCCTCAGTCTGCTGCGAATAAGTGTAAACAGTGGGAAGTGGAGATGTTCAATGTAATTGAGCCTGAGTTTGCTGCTATAAGGAAACAAAATGAGACAATAGGTAAAACTAGGCGCCTATTAATTGACAGAAGAAACATTCTTCTTCACAAGATAAGGACCATTGAGGTTAATGAGATGAGATATAAAACTTCTCAGTTAAATGATGGCACCTAA